Genomic DNA from Paracoccus aminophilus JCM 7686:
GGCCGAGAACCGGGGCGACATCGGCGCATAGTTTCACGTGAAGCGCGAGCAGCGCCTCGGCCACATCCGTGCCCTTGCCGGGCGCTCCGGCGGCGGCGGGATACCATTCCGCGAACAGGCCGACCTGACGCGCGAGCTCTTCGCCGTCGAGGCGCAGCAAGTGGTCAGGCGGGGCATAGCTGTGCAGATCGACGAGCAAAGCGGTCAGGCGGGCATAGATCTCCGGCCCCAGCGCAGGATTGTCTTCGAGCACGCGCGCGACCAGATCGTCGCCCAGATCCTCCAGCAGCAGCAGCCCCTCCGGCTCGTTGGTGGCGAGGATCTCGGGCGCGCCGAAGTCGCGGTGGCGCAGCCATTGCGTCATGCCGACATAGGCGCCGCAGGATCCGGGAGCCGCGTCCATCAGGACCGCGCGGCGGTCGCGATCGGTCAGGCGGAAATAGCGCCGGGCCGAGGCATCACCCGCCAGAGGTACGATCCGCGCCTCGTCCCAGCCCGCGCGGTGCAGCAGCTTCGCCATCTCGACCAGACGCGGGACCATGCCCCAGCGCACCGGGTCTCCGGTCAGGGTGATCCGGCGCAGGTCGGGGTCCTCGGCCTCGGGCTCGATCATCAGGCTAAGCGCGCCCGGCAGATCGCCGCCTTTTTCCGGCCATTCGATCAGCGTGATCGCCTCGGGCATGGCGTCCTCCAGCCCCAGCTCGACCAGCTCGCCAATATCGCCGAGCCGATAGAGATCGGCGTGCCAGATCTCGGTGCCCATCGGATCGGGATAGGTCTGGACCAGCGTGAAGGTCGGGCTGGGCACGTCTTCGGCGAAATCGCCCTGACGCGCCCGGATGAAGGCCCGCGCGAAATGGGTCTTGCCCGAGCCAACCTGCCCGCGCAACGCCAGCGTATCGCCCGGCGACAGGATCGCGGCGAAAACATGGGCCAGTGTCGAGGTCATGGCCTCGTCCACATCATGGAGTGTCGAAAGGAGCGTCATATGTCGTTTTAATGAAACTGTTTCTACCGAAACGAGAAAACCTGTCCCGTCATAAGTTGTATGAATAGTCCCTGCATGGCAAATTGTCAGCATAACCAATATGCGTAAGCAGGAGCAGGGATGGAAAACTTCTTCAAGCTCAGAGAAAACGGGACAAACGTCAGAACCGAAGTCGTGGCCGGGATCACTACCTTCCTGACCATGGCCTATATTATCTTCGTCAACCCATTGATCCTGTCCGAAGCGGGCATGGATCACGGCGCGGTCTTTGTCGCGACCTGTATCGCGGCGGCCCTTGGCTCGCTGGTCATGGGGCTTTGGGCCAATTGGCCGATCGGCATGGCGCCGGGCATGGGGCTGAACGCCTTCTTCGCCTATGGCGTCGTGCTGGGCATGGGCTACACATGGCAGCAGGCGCTGGGGATGGTCTTCATCTCGGGCGTGATCTTCCTGATTCTGTCGGTCACCGGCGTGCGCCGCTGGCTGATCGAGGGGATTCCGCACTCGATGCGCAGCGCCGTGGCCGCCGGTATCGGCATGTTCCTTGGCCTGATCGCGCTGAAAAACGCGGGCATCGTCGTGGCGAACCCGGCGACGCTGGTCGGTCTGGGCGACATGACCCAGGCTCCGGCGATCCTGGCCATTGTCGGGCTCTTCATCATCGCGGCGCTTCATGCGCTGAAGGTGCGCGGCGCGATCCTGATCGGGATCTTGGTGATCACGATCGTGTCGATGCTGATTGGCATCAACAAGTTCGGCGGCATCTTCTCGGCGCCGCCCTCGATCGCCCCGACCTTCCTGCAGCTCGATATTTTCGGCGCGCTGTCGAAAGGCCATGAAACCGGCGGGATTGGCGCGGCGCTGACCAGCCTCTTCCATGTCGTGCTGGTTCTGGTGCTGGTCGAGATCTTCGACGCAACCGGCACGCTGGTCGGCGTGGCCAAACGCGCAGGCCTGCTGAAAGACGGTCCGGTTCAGGACAATCCGGGCCTGAGCCGCGCGCTCATGGCCGATTCGACCGCCATCGTCGCGGGTTCGCTGATCGGGACCTCCTCGACCACGGCCTATGTCGAAAGCGCCGCGGGCGTGGCTGCGGGCGGTCGCACCGGCCTGACCGCCGTCACCGTCGCCGTGCTCTTCCTGCTGGCGATGTTCTTCTCGCCGCTGGCGGGCTCGGTTCCGGCCTATGCAACGGCGCCGGCGCTGCTCTTCGTCGCTGGTCTGATGATGCGCGAGTTTTCGGATGTGGAATGGGACAGCATCACCGAGGCGGCTCCGGCTGTGCTCACTGCGCTGATGATGCCCTTCACCTATTCGATCGCCAACGGTCTGGCCTTCGGCTTCATCAGCTATGCGATCATCAAGCTGCTGACCGGCCGCGCGCGGGAGGTCCATGCCGCGACCTGGCTGATCGCCGCTTTGTTCGTGATCCGCTTCGCCGCCTTCCCCGAAGGCTGAGGCGCTTCGCCCAAAACCGGACGGGGCCGCGCTTGGCCCCGTCTTGCCAGACGATATTGGCACCGGACGATCGGTGCAGATTTTCAATCTACGCTTAAGATAGTACCGGCCACTTTATATATACTCGCCGGGCCAGCCCTGCTCTATTCGTGATGTCAAATCCGGAGGAAGCATATGAGCGATTTTGCCATTATATGGGACTGGTTGGCCTTTGCCATCCGCTGGACCCATGTCGTCACAGCCATCGCCTGGATCGGCTCGTCCTTCTACTTCGTCGCCCTTGACCTTGGCCTGCGCAAAGCTCCGGGGCTTCCCGTGGGCGCGCATGGCGAGGAATGGCAGGTCCATGGCGGTGGGTTTTACCACATCCAGAAATATCTGGTCGCCCCCGAGCGCATGCCCGATCACCTGATCTGGTTCAAATGGGAAAGCTATATGACCTGGATCTCGGGAGCTGCGCTTCTGATGGTCACCTATTGGGCCGGGTCCGAACTCTTTCTGATCGACCCCGCCAAGATGGAGCTGCTGCCCTGGCAAGCGATCCTGATCTCGGCTGGTTCGCTCTCGGTTGGCTGGATCGTCTATAATAACCTGTGCAAATCGCCGCTTGGCGAAAAGCCGACGCTTCTGATGCTGCTGCTCTTCGTGCTCTTGGTGGTCATGGGCTGGGCCTATAATCAGGTCTTCACTGGCCGCGCGGTCATGCTGCATCTGGGTGCCTTCACCGCGACGATCATGACGGCCAACGTCTTCTTCATCATCATGCCGAACCAGCGCATCGTGGTGGCGGATCTGAAAGCCGGACGCACGCCGGACCCGAAATATGGCAAGATTGCCAAGCTGCGCTCGACCCATAACAACTATCTGACGCTGCCGGTCGTCTTCCTGATGCTGTCGAACCATTACCCGCTGGCCTTCGCGACCGAGTATAACTGGATCATCGCCGCGCTGGTCTTCCTGATGGGCGTCACCATCCGGCATTTCTTCAACTCGATGCATGCGGGCAAGGGCAATCTGTGGTGGTGCTGGGGCGCGACGGCGATGCTCTTTGTCGCGATCATGTGGCTTTCGACCGCGCCGATGCTGCGCGAAACCGTCGAGCAGTCAGAGGCCCGTCCTCTGACCGCCACCCAGCAGGCGATGATCGCCACCCCCGGCTGGGATGCCGCCTCGAGCGCGGTCATGGGCCGCTGCTCGATGTGCCACGCGCGCGAGCCGTCTTATGACGGCATCCACACCGCGCCGAAGGGCGTGTTGCTGGAGACGCCCGACGACATCACCCGGGCCGCGCGCGAGATCTATATTCAGGCCGGTGTGACCCATGCCATGCCGCCCGCGAATGTCTCGTTCATGGAGCCGCAAGAGCGTCAGGCAATCGTCGATTGGTATCGCGCCGCGCCGAAAAGCCTCGCCTTCAACTGAGCGCGGTCTCTCGATTTCGGCCAGATCCGAAAAAGCCCCCTCCGGTTGCGCCAGAGGGGGCTTTTCCATGTCTCGGCGCGGGACGGTGGTTTAGACCGCGACCTTCTCGAAGGTGAACATCGAGGTCACATAGGGAAAGGCGACCTCGGCCTGCCCAGCAAGCTCGGGCGTGGCGGCGATCAGCGCGCGGACCTCGTCCAGCACCTCATCGCGCTCTGACGCGGGCAGCGCCGCGATGAAGCTGGTCGAGCGGGTGCGTTCAAGGATGACCTGCTCCGCCGTGCCCCGGTGAAAATTGCGCGCCTCGCGCGTGTCGATCAGAGGCAGTTCGGGCGTCGGCACGACCTCGCGCCATTTGCCGGATTTGTAGCGCGGCGTATTGCCCTCGCGCGCGTCGGTGATCTGCGACAGGGTCGCGACCCAACCGACGCTTTCGTCGCGCCCGTTCCAGATCAGCCCCAGCCGCCCGCCGGGGCGCAGCACGCGCAGGATCTCGGCGACCGCTGCGGGATGGGCGAACCAGTGAAAGGCCTGCGCGCAGACCACGGCGTCAAGGCTCGCATCGGGCAAAGGGATCGCCTCGGCGGTTCCGGCCAGCGCGGTCACGGTCGGAAAGCGGGCCTCGATTTCAGCCCGCATCGCAGCCACCGGCTCGACCGCCGTGATCGTGGCGCCGGTCGCGACAAGGCGGGGCAGGAATTTCCCGGTGCCCGCGCCCAGATCGAGCACCTGCCGCCCCGGCCCAAGCTTCAAACTATCGCGCAGCCAGTCGCCGACCTCGACGGGATAATCGGGCCGGCCCGCGACATAGTTTCCGGCCGCGCCCGCATAGCCCTTGGCGGCGCTTAGGTGGATTTCGCTCATCTCATCCTCCGGTTTGGAGATGGTCCGACCGCGTCTCAGAGGCCGAGCACATCCATCATGTCATATTCGCCCGGCCCCTTGTCCTGCCCCCAAAGCGCGGCTTTCAGCGCGCCTCGGGCAAAGATGCGGCGGTCGGTCGCGAGATGGCGCAGCACCACGCGCTCGCCATCGGCTGCGAAAATCAGATCATGCTCGCCGACGACATCGCCGCCACGGATTGCCGAAAAGCCGATCGTGCCGCGGGTCCGCGCGCCGGTGATGCCTTCGCGGGCGGGGGTGCGCAGCGTCTCGAGCGTCTCGCCCCGTCCTTCCGCCGCAGCCGCGCCCAGCATCAAAGCGGTGCCCGAGGGCGCATCGACCTTGTGGCGGTGATGGGCCTCGACCACTTCGATGTCCCAATCCTCGTCCAGCGCCGCCGCGACCTTGCGTGCCAGCGCCGTCAGAAGGTTGACGCCAAGGCTCATGTTACCGGCGCGGATGATCGGCGCGTGACGCGCGGCGGGTTTGAGCCGCGCGATCTGGTCCGCGTCAAAGCCGGTCGTGCCGATGACATGGACGGCGCGGGCTTGCGCGGCGAGCTCGGCAAAGGCCAGCGTCGCCTCGGGCGTGGTGAAGTCGATCACCGCCTGCGCCTTGGCAATGGTCGCGACCGGATCGTCGCTGACCAGCACCCCGGTGGCGGGGCGGCCGACCAGCTCACCCACGTCGCGCCCGACCCATTCGCTGCCCGGACGCTCGAGCGCGCCGACCAGCGCCATCTTGTCAGAGTCCAGAACCTGCGCGATCAGCATCCGGCCCATCCGGCCCGATGCACCCGTGATGACAATTCCCGGCTTGTCCATTTTGGCATCCTCTGACGTTTCCCCCCTCTCTAGCCCGTTGCGAGCAAGCCCGCGACCCCCTAGATGTGGACACATGGCACAGAACCGCTTTCATTCAGGATCCGGCCCCTCGCAGCGTCAGCTTCGCGTGGGTGAATTGATCCGCCGCACCCTTTCGGATGTCCTTCTGCGCGCAGAAGTGCATGACCCCGATCTCAACCGCCACTCGATCACGGTGGGGGAGGTCTCGGCCTCGCCTGACCTCAAGGTCGCGACGGTCTATGTGATGCCGCTTGGCGGGCATGACGCGCAGGATGCGCTCAAGGCGCTGCGGCGCAACACGCGCGAGCTGCGGCATCATATCGCCAAGGCGATGACGCTGAAATACGCGCCCGACCTGCGCTTCATTCTGGACGAGACCTTCGACCGGATGGACGACACCCGCCGCCTCTTCGCCGACGAGCGCGTGCGCCGCGATGTCGAGGCCCCGGATGAAGATGATCTGGATGACGATGATCTCGACCGGGATGGTGACGAGACCGACGACCGCGATCCGCGTGGCAATGAGGCTTGATCTCAAGCGCCGCCTCGGGCTGGCCTTCGGCGCGCTGATCGCCATGACCCTGCCCGCCGTGGCCGGGCTTTGCGAAAAGCGCGATTTTGACGGCCAAAGCTATGCGATCTGCACGGTCGAGGCCGCGCAAGAGCCTGATCTGCGGCTGTGGCTGAATGATGCGCAGGGCCGCACGCTTGGCAGTTTCGGCGCGGTGCGCGGCACGCTCGCGCCCGGCGAGGCTTTGGCCTTTGCGATGAATGCGGGCATGTATCACCCCGATTACAAGCCGGTCGGTCTGTTCAAGGCCGATGGCGCGACCGAAGCCGATCTCGTCACCGCAGGCGGCGGCGGCAATTTCGGGATGCTGCCGAATGGCGTCTTCTGCACCGGCGGCAAGCGCCCGTTTCAGGTGATCGAAAGCCGCGCCTTCGCCAAAGCAGAGCCCGCCTGTCGTCTGGCGACCCAATCCGGCCCGATGCTGGTCATCGACGGCAAGCTGCACCCGCGCTTTCTGCCCGATTCCGACAGCCGCTATATCCGCAACGGCGTCGGCGTCTCGCCCGATGGCAAGACGGCCTGGTTCGCGATTTCGGACCGCGCGGTGACCTTCCACGAATTCGGACGGCTCTTCCGCGACGAGCTCGGCGCGCGTGATGCGCTTTACTTTGACGGATCGATCAGCCGGCTTTATGCGCCAGAGCTGAACCGGTCGGATTTCGGCCGCAAGATGGGGCCGATCATCGGCCTGACAGGAAAAAGCGAATAAATGGCACGCAAAAAGGGACGCGACATTTCGGGCTGGCTGGTCATCGACAAGCCCGCAGGGGTCGGCTCGACCGATGTGGTTGGCAAGGTGCGGTGGGCGCTCGACGCCAAGAAGGCGGGGCATGCGGGCACGCTCGATCCCGATGCGACCGGCGTTCTGGCGATCGCTCTGGGCGAGGCCACCAAGACCGTGCCATATTTGACCGAAGCTCTGAAATGCTACGATTTCACCGTCGTCTGGGGGGCAGAGACCTCGTCGGATGATGCCTCGGGCGCGGTGATCAAGACATCCGAAGCCCGTCCGAGCGAAGAGGCGATCCGCGCCGCTTTGCCCGCGTTTATCGGCGATATCATGCAAGTGCCGCCGCGCGTCTCTGCCGTGAAGGTCGATGGCGAGCGCGCCTATGATCTTGCCCGTGAGGGCGAAGAGGTCGAGCTCGCCGCCCGTCCGCTTTGGGTCGAATCGCTGGAGCTGACCGCTCTGCGCGAGGGGCAGGCCGATCTGCGCATGGTCTGCGGCAAGGGCGGCTATGTCCGCGCCATTGCCCGCGATCTCGGGCGCGCGCTTGGCTGCCTTGGCCACGTGCTCGTGCTGCGCCGGATCTGGTCCGGCCCGTTCGAGGCCGCCGCTGGCATCGCCTTCGACAAGATCGACCGCGCCAATCAGGCCGAGCTCGAGGCCGCGCTGCTGCCGCTTCAATCCGCGCTGACCGAGCTGCCCGAGCTGCACGCCACCGAAATGGGCGAGATCCGCATTCTGAACGGGAATCCCGGGCAGGTGACCGGCCACGCCGAATTCGGGACCGAGGTCTGGGTCAGCCGTCAGGGCCGCCCGCTCTGTATCGGCAATTACATGGGCGGCGAGGTTCAGCCCTCGCGGGTTTTCAACCTCTAGGCCCTAGAAGGGCACCGGTGCGGTAAAGCTTTGCGCAACGCCGCCATCCGGGTGGCGGACGCGCAGGCTTTCGGCATGAAGCATCAGGCGCGGGTAATCGTCCCGCGCCGGGCCCTCGGCATAAAGCGGGTCGCCCAGGATCGGATGGCCGAGCGACAGCATATGGACCCGCAGCTGGTGGCTGCGCCCGGTGATCGGCGACAACCGCACGCGGGTCTCGGTGTCGGTGGCGCGGATGACGCGCCAATCGGTCTGGGCCGGGCGACCGTTTTCGAGATCGACCATCTGCTTCGGTCGGTTCGGCCAATCGACGATCAACGGCAGATCGACCCGCCCGGTCGCGGGCGACAGCCGCCCCTCAAGCCGCGCGATATAGGTCTTCTTGGTCTGGCGCTTTTCGAATTGCAGCCCGAGATGGCGCTGCGCATGGGGCGTCAGCGCAAAGATCATCACGCCCGAGGTGTCCTGATCCAGCCGATGCACCAGCAACACCTCGGGATAGATGCCGCGCAGCCGGTTGATCAGGCAATCCTGCCGGTCGGCGTCCTTTCCGGGCACGGACAGAAGGCCGGATTGCTTGTCCACCACGAGGATCTCGTGATCGGCATAGATGATGCGCGGCGGCTCCATCGGCGGATCATAGGTGTAGCCGGGCGTCGCCGAGGGGATGTGATCGGGCGCGCTCATTTCGCGACCAGCCGCAGCGCAAGGCCCGCGAACATGAAGGCCGCGATCTTGTTGATGATGCCCATGCGCTTGCCAAAGACCTGCCCGGCATAGCCCGCGACCACGCCATAGCCCATGGTGACGATGGTGCCGCTGAGGACGAACATCAGGCCAAGGCCAAAGATCTGCTGCCAGATCGGGCCATATTCGGGGCGGGTGAATTGCGGCAAAAAGGCCAGCAAAAACAGCACCGGTTTGGGGTTCAGGAGGTTCGAGAGCATCCCGCGCCGGATGATGTTCCAGCTCCGCGAGGCCCCGCGCGCCGAGGGATCGACCTCGCCCGCCGTCCAGCTTTTCCACGCCAGCCACAGCAGATAGGCCGCGCCGATATATTTGACCGCGGTCAGCGCCTCGGGATGGGCGGCAACCAGCGCGCCAAGCCCAATCGTCGCCAGCACCAGATGCACCATCACGCCAAGCCCGACACCGAAGCCCGCCAAAGCACCCGCGCGCGGGCCGCTTTGGATCCCGCAGGCGCTCGCGAAAAACACATCCTGACCGGGCACGAAATTCAGCACCAAGGCCCCCGCCATGAAGGCCAGAAGCTGCTGGAGGGGGATATTCGAGATCGTGTCCCAGATCATCGGCGGCGGTCCTTTGGGGGTTTCAATCCGCCTTACCGCGATCCCGGGCCTTAGACCAGAGCGCTACTCTTGCTGGTCCTGGCGGACGCCGTCGGTGATCTCGTAGTAATCGCCCTTGTCGGCGACATAGATATGGCGGGAGAGTTTCAGCCCCGTGGGCTGGTCAAGCGCGCCGCCCGCGACCTCGACCGCCGCCGCAGAGACCGCAACGCGCTGCTCATCGTCCTGATCGGCTTTCCAGAACATCGAACTGCCGCAGGTCGTGCAAAAGCCGCGGCTCGCCTGATCCGAGGCGCGATACCAGCGCAATTGGCCATCATCCTCGATCTCGATGTCCAAGACCGAGACCGACGCCCAGTAATGCCCCGACCAGCGGCGGCATTGGCTGCAATGACAGCCGGTCACGGTATCCGTCGGGTGAAGCCACCCCGAAAAGCGCACCGCGCCGCACAGGCAATGGCCGGTCAGATTAGGCGTCGTCTCAGAGCTGTCCGAATGTGGCATCGAGGATCTCCGTCAAGCGGTCGGCGTCGTCCTCAGTAAACGCATCCGGCTGGTCGCTGTCGAGATCCAGCACCGCGATCAGGCGGCGATTGGCGCCGAAAACCGGAATGACCAGCTCAGACCGGGTGCTCGAGGCGCAGGCGATATGGCCCGGGTAAGCATCGACATCGGGGACAAGCTGGGTCTCGCCGGTGCGGGCGGCCGCGCCACAGACACCACGCGAAAACGGGATGACCAGACAGCCGTGACCGCCCTGATAGGGGCCGATCTTCAGCAGCTCTGGCCCGACGACGCGGTAAAAGCCGGTCCAATCGAACCGCGCGTCAGAGTGATGCAACTCGCAGGCAACGGTTGCCATCAGCGCGACCTCGTCGGTCTCGCCATGGATCAGGCTTGCGATGCGGGCGGCCAGTTCGGGATAATTCACACTCATGCCGCCTTGATTACCGCGCCGCCCGTGCGCCGTCTAGCGGCGCGAGCCGCCGCCGGCCCAGATCACCGGCAAGAGCATCAGGAAGGCCGCGAGAACCGCCGCCGCCGTGCGGATGTCGTTCAGAAGGATCCAATGCGGCTGGAAACTGGTCCACGCGCTCAGCCCCGCCGGAGAGGTCGGGGACAGATCCGCAATCCCGCGATTGGCCGGAACATTGCCCCAGACCGTCGTCAGAAAAGCGCCGATCAGATAGATCAGGCTGGCGAGAAAGGTCCAGAACCAGCCCTTCGGGCGTAGGACGAAGCTGACGAT
This window encodes:
- a CDS encoding anthrone oxygenase family protein translates to MRFFFLLCALWFALMGGFFFAFSAAVMPGLALMPKDSGMLAMQSINGAVTNAYFAVGFWGAMAFSVLGLIVSFVLRPKGWFWTFLASLIYLIGAFLTTVWGNVPANRGIADLSPTSPAGLSAWTSFQPHWILLNDIRTAAAVLAAFLMLLPVIWAGGGSRR
- a CDS encoding LysE family translocator, with the translated sequence MIWDTISNIPLQQLLAFMAGALVLNFVPGQDVFFASACGIQSGPRAGALAGFGVGLGVMVHLVLATIGLGALVAAHPEALTAVKYIGAAYLLWLAWKSWTAGEVDPSARGASRSWNIIRRGMLSNLLNPKPVLFLLAFLPQFTRPEYGPIWQQIFGLGLMFVLSGTIVTMGYGVVAGYAGQVFGKRMGIINKIAAFMFAGLALRLVAK
- a CDS encoding urate hydroxylase PuuD, translated to MSDFAIIWDWLAFAIRWTHVVTAIAWIGSSFYFVALDLGLRKAPGLPVGAHGEEWQVHGGGFYHIQKYLVAPERMPDHLIWFKWESYMTWISGAALLMVTYWAGSELFLIDPAKMELLPWQAILISAGSLSVGWIVYNNLCKSPLGEKPTLLMLLLFVLLVVMGWAYNQVFTGRAVMLHLGAFTATIMTANVFFIIMPNQRIVVADLKAGRTPDPKYGKIAKLRSTHNNYLTLPVVFLMLSNHYPLAFATEYNWIIAALVFLMGVTIRHFFNSMHAGKGNLWWCWGATAMLFVAIMWLSTAPMLRETVEQSEARPLTATQQAMIATPGWDAASSAVMGRCSMCHAREPSYDGIHTAPKGVLLETPDDITRAAREIYIQAGVTHAMPPANVSFMEPQERQAIVDWYRAAPKSLAFN
- a CDS encoding GAF domain-containing protein; the protein is MSVNYPELAARIASLIHGETDEVALMATVACELHHSDARFDWTGFYRVVGPELLKIGPYQGGHGCLVIPFSRGVCGAAARTGETQLVPDVDAYPGHIACASSTRSELVIPVFGANRRLIAVLDLDSDQPDAFTEDDADRLTEILDATFGQL
- a CDS encoding class I SAM-dependent methyltransferase, translating into MSEIHLSAAKGYAGAAGNYVAGRPDYPVEVGDWLRDSLKLGPGRQVLDLGAGTGKFLPRLVATGATITAVEPVAAMRAEIEARFPTVTALAGTAEAIPLPDASLDAVVCAQAFHWFAHPAAVAEILRVLRPGGRLGLIWNGRDESVGWVATLSQITDAREGNTPRYKSGKWREVVPTPELPLIDTREARNFHRGTAEQVILERTRSTSFIAALPASERDEVLDEVRALIAATPELAGQAEVAFPYVTSMFTFEKVAV
- a CDS encoding pseudouridine synthase; translation: MSAPDHIPSATPGYTYDPPMEPPRIIYADHEILVVDKQSGLLSVPGKDADRQDCLINRLRGIYPEVLLVHRLDQDTSGVMIFALTPHAQRHLGLQFEKRQTKKTYIARLEGRLSPATGRVDLPLIVDWPNRPKQMVDLENGRPAQTDWRVIRATDTETRVRLSPITGRSHQLRVHMLSLGHPILGDPLYAEGPARDDYPRLMLHAESLRVRHPDGGVAQSFTAPVPF
- the truB gene encoding tRNA pseudouridine(55) synthase TruB, with product MARKKGRDISGWLVIDKPAGVGSTDVVGKVRWALDAKKAGHAGTLDPDATGVLAIALGEATKTVPYLTEALKCYDFTVVWGAETSSDDASGAVIKTSEARPSEEAIRAALPAFIGDIMQVPPRVSAVKVDGERAYDLAREGEEVELAARPLWVESLELTALREGQADLRMVCGKGGYVRAIARDLGRALGCLGHVLVLRRIWSGPFEAAAGIAFDKIDRANQAELEAALLPLQSALTELPELHATEMGEIRILNGNPGQVTGHAEFGTEVWVSRQGRPLCIGNYMGGEVQPSRVFNL
- a CDS encoding NCS2 family permease — its product is MENFFKLRENGTNVRTEVVAGITTFLTMAYIIFVNPLILSEAGMDHGAVFVATCIAAALGSLVMGLWANWPIGMAPGMGLNAFFAYGVVLGMGYTWQQALGMVFISGVIFLILSVTGVRRWLIEGIPHSMRSAVAAGIGMFLGLIALKNAGIVVANPATLVGLGDMTQAPAILAIVGLFIIAALHALKVRGAILIGILVITIVSMLIGINKFGGIFSAPPSIAPTFLQLDIFGALSKGHETGGIGAALTSLFHVVLVLVLVEIFDATGTLVGVAKRAGLLKDGPVQDNPGLSRALMADSTAIVAGSLIGTSSTTAYVESAAGVAAGGRTGLTAVTVAVLFLLAMFFSPLAGSVPAYATAPALLFVAGLMMREFSDVEWDSITEAAPAVLTALMMPFTYSIANGLAFGFISYAIIKLLTGRAREVHAATWLIAALFVIRFAAFPEG
- a CDS encoding GFA family protein gives rise to the protein MPHSDSSETTPNLTGHCLCGAVRFSGWLHPTDTVTGCHCSQCRRWSGHYWASVSVLDIEIEDDGQLRWYRASDQASRGFCTTCGSSMFWKADQDDEQRVAVSAAAVEVAGGALDQPTGLKLSRHIYVADKGDYYEITDGVRQDQQE
- the rbfA gene encoding 30S ribosome-binding factor RbfA, producing MAQNRFHSGSGPSQRQLRVGELIRRTLSDVLLRAEVHDPDLNRHSITVGEVSASPDLKVATVYVMPLGGHDAQDALKALRRNTRELRHHIAKAMTLKYAPDLRFILDETFDRMDDTRRLFADERVRRDVEAPDEDDLDDDDLDRDGDETDDRDPRGNEA
- the tsaE gene encoding tRNA (adenosine(37)-N6)-threonylcarbamoyltransferase complex ATPase subunit type 1 TsaE, whose protein sequence is MTSTLAHVFAAILSPGDTLALRGQVGSGKTHFARAFIRARQGDFAEDVPSPTFTLVQTYPDPMGTEIWHADLYRLGDIGELVELGLEDAMPEAITLIEWPEKGGDLPGALSLMIEPEAEDPDLRRITLTGDPVRWGMVPRLVEMAKLLHRAGWDEARIVPLAGDASARRYFRLTDRDRRAVLMDAAPGSCGAYVGMTQWLRHRDFGAPEILATNEPEGLLLLEDLGDDLVARVLEDNPALGPEIYARLTALLVDLHSYAPPDHLLRLDGEELARQVGLFAEWYPAAAGAPGKGTDVAEALLALHVKLCADVAPVLGLRDFHAENVIWRGAAPLGLLDFQDAVITHPAYDLVSGLQDARRDIPAEIEEAEIAHYIATSGSDPERFRAAYALLGAQRSLRIMGIFTRLCLRDGKPRYLAFMPRVWQMIRRNLAHPALGPLAAALGGIPEPTSEIIERIARQCPTLTTTRPAS
- the dapB gene encoding 4-hydroxy-tetrahydrodipicolinate reductase, whose translation is MDKPGIVITGASGRMGRMLIAQVLDSDKMALVGALERPGSEWVGRDVGELVGRPATGVLVSDDPVATIAKAQAVIDFTTPEATLAFAELAAQARAVHVIGTTGFDADQIARLKPAARHAPIIRAGNMSLGVNLLTALARKVAAALDEDWDIEVVEAHHRHKVDAPSGTALMLGAAAAEGRGETLETLRTPAREGITGARTRGTIGFSAIRGGDVVGEHDLIFAADGERVVLRHLATDRRIFARGALKAALWGQDKGPGEYDMMDVLGL
- a CDS encoding phosphodiester glycosidase family protein, which gives rise to MRLDLKRRLGLAFGALIAMTLPAVAGLCEKRDFDGQSYAICTVEAAQEPDLRLWLNDAQGRTLGSFGAVRGTLAPGEALAFAMNAGMYHPDYKPVGLFKADGATEADLVTAGGGGNFGMLPNGVFCTGGKRPFQVIESRAFAKAEPACRLATQSGPMLVIDGKLHPRFLPDSDSRYIRNGVGVSPDGKTAWFAISDRAVTFHEFGRLFRDELGARDALYFDGSISRLYAPELNRSDFGRKMGPIIGLTGKSE